A single window of Zea mays cultivar B73 chromosome 10, Zm-B73-REFERENCE-NAM-5.0, whole genome shotgun sequence DNA harbors:
- the LOC109939228 gene encoding myosin heavy chain, striated muscle produces MSSPTSPWFADLFTDDRVRTLSHQVSTLGDRVWELEHKITQLMGEKAKLEKQLEEAKAISSHKEEVGRSLKAENDKLQSEVLVAEEKCSKSAAEVERLTKELGALAEAKEAAAKEFNDEREKITLESEDLKMRLEEMLAIKDLTESENDKLRSEALIAAEKQNMSEAEIERLKKELSGLLEAKEAAAKAFDVQKAEITNELEELQRKLKEIEANKDLVEGENSKLQSEILTAQEKYRQSEAEVKCIKQVVCSVVEAKEAAARASEAEKAEIMEEMDNLKRTIEEIKANRDLVESQNQELRSKISSAEQERSLFEGEIKSVRMELGAVEEAKQILTREFDAEKAEILKELDDLEKKLEELQTNKGLLEAENDKLQLEVLTAQHKQSMSEAEAESLKMELGALVEAKEAATKAFGAEKAKTTKELEDLKRKVEEIQTKKDLVEGEKDKLRLEILIAEQRHAMAELEVKRLKMDLAASAEARETVVRSCDAEKAKFMAEIENLRRKIEEIHASKEAAEKAARNKDAEADRLKDELARIRLSVSQLQASCDELDAKQSRLNDEKNSVQKALVSEKVEGNKLKLKIEELENHIAGKDGEKGKLKAALEEKMTEINALSKDNAMLHRTILEAQEKNKGSILSFLSPCGSK; encoded by the coding sequence ATCTCTTCACAGATGACAGGGTGAGGACCCTATCGCACCAGGTCTCCACACTTGGGGACAGGGTGTGGGAACTGGAGCACAAAATTACCCAGCTGATGGGCGAGAAGGCCAAGCTGGAGAAGCAACTGGAGGAGGCAAAGGCGATCTCAAGCCACAAGGAAGAGGtggggagaagcttgaaggctgaAAATGATAAGCTTCAGTCGGAGGTTTTGGTTGCGGAGGAAAAGTGTAGCAAGTCTGCAGCGGAGGTTGAGAGGCTGACGAAGGAATTAGGCGCGCTGGCGGAGGCAAAGGAGGCAGCTGCCAAGGAATTCAACGACGAGAGAGAGAAAATCACGCTAGAATCGGAGGATCTCAAGATGAGGCTGGAGGAAATGCTGGCCATCAAGGATTTGACAGAGAGCGAGAATGACAAGCTTCGGTCCGAGGCTTTGATCGCAGCTGAAAAGCAAAACATGTCTGAAGCAGAGATTGAGAGGCTCAAGAAGGAACTGAGTGGGTTGTTGGAGGCGAAGGAGGCGGCTGCCAAGGCTTTCGACGTACAAAAAGCAGAAATCACCAATGAATTAGAGGAACTACAGAGGAAGCTGAAGGAAATCGAAGCTAATAAGGATTTAGTGGAGGGAGAAAACAGTAAGCTTCAGTCTGAGATTCTCACAGCACAGGAGAAATATAGACAGTCTGAAGCAGAGGTTAAGTGCATTAAACAAGTAGTGTGTTCAGTGGTGGAGGCGAAGGAGGCAGCTGCAAGGGCATCTGAAGCTGAGAAGGCAGAAATCATGGAGGAAATGGACAACCTTAAGAGGACAATCGAGGAGATCAAGGCCAACAGGGATTTGGTAGAGAGTCAGAACCAGGAGCTTCGGTCAAAGATTTCGAGTGCAGAGCAAGAGCGTAGCCTATTTGAAGGAGAGATTAAGAGCGTCAGGATGGAATTGGGGGCAGTAGAGGAGGCCAAGCAGATCCTTACGAGGGAGTTCGATGCTGAGAAGGCAGAGATCCTGAAGGAACTGGATGACCTTGAGAAGAAGCTAGAGGAATTGCAGACCAACAAGGGTTTGCTGGAGGCTGAAAACGACAAGCTTCAGCTGGAGGTTTTGACCGCACAGcacaaacaaagcatgtccgaagcagAGGCTGAGAGCCTTAAGATGGAACTGGGAGCATTGGTGGAGGCAAAGGAGGCGGCTACAAAAGCATTTGGTGCCGAGAAAGCAAAGACCACGAAGGAACTGGAGGATCTTAAGAGGAAGGTGGAGGAAATCCAAACCAAGAAGGATCTGGTGGAGGGCGAAAAGGATAAGCTCCGTTTGGAGATTTTAATAGCGGAGCAGAGGCATGCCATGGCTGAATTAGAGGTTAAGCGCCTCAAGATGGACTTGGCTGCATCGGCAGAGGCGAGGGAGACAGTTGTGAGGTCATGTGACGCTGAGAAGGCCAAGTTCATGGCAGAAATAGAGAACCTCAGGAGGAAGATAGAGGAAATCCACGCCAGCAAGGAAGCGGCCGAGAAAGCAGCGCGCAACAAAGATGCAGAGGCTGACAGGCTGAAGGATGAGCTGGCGAGGATCCGGCTCTCTGTGTCACAGCTGCAAGCGTCCTGCGACGAACTTGATGCCAAGCAGTCGCGCCTGAACGACGAGAAGAACTCTGTCCAGAAAGCACTAGTGTCCGAGAAGGTCGAAGGTAACAAGCTCAAGTTAAAAATCGAGGAACTCGAGAATCACATTGCTGGCAAGGACGGTGAGAAAGGGAAACTGAAGGCGGCGTTGGAGGAAAAGATGACTGAGATCAATGCTCTCAGCAAAGACAACGCGATGCTACATCGCACAATTCTCGAGGCGCAAGAGAAGAATAAAGGTAGCATTTTATCGTTCTTGTCACCGTGCGGCTCCAAGTAA